The following proteins are co-located in the Heliorestis convoluta genome:
- the rpmI gene encoding 50S ribosomal protein L35 yields the protein MPKMKTHRGAAKRFKKTATGKFKAKNAFARHILEKKSAKRKRNLRGTSVVSKSEAPKLAKLLPYS from the coding sequence ATGCCTAAAATGAAAACCCACCGGGGAGCTGCGAAGCGTTTTAAAAAGACGGCCACCGGAAAGTTTAAGGCAAAAAATGCTTTTGCCCGTCACATTCTTGAGAAAAAATCAGCCAAGCGGAAGCGCAATCTCCGCGGTACATCTGTCGTAAGCAAGAGCGAAGCACCGAAGCTAGCTAAGCTACTTCCTTACAGCTAA
- the infC gene encoding translation initiation factor IF-3 yields the protein MSKDLRINEEIRVREVRLVGSEGEQLGIVNTREALRIAAEQNQDLVEVAPTAKPPVCRIMDYGKYKFEQSKREREARKKQKIVNIKEVKLRPNIEDHDFDVKARNAIRFLEDGDKVKVTIMFRGREITHPELGRQLCVRLAEVCKPYANVERDAKVEGRNMIMILAPKTDAQRETEKKRESRGPKAANVETPE from the coding sequence ATCAGCAAGGATTTACGCATCAATGAGGAGATCCGCGTCCGTGAAGTTCGACTAGTGGGCTCCGAGGGTGAACAGTTAGGGATTGTTAATACTCGAGAAGCTCTGCGTATTGCAGCTGAGCAGAACCAGGATTTGGTGGAAGTAGCGCCTACGGCGAAGCCACCTGTCTGCAGAATAATGGACTATGGTAAGTATAAGTTCGAGCAGAGCAAGCGAGAGCGAGAAGCGCGGAAGAAGCAAAAGATTGTCAATATCAAAGAAGTGAAACTTCGTCCGAATATTGAGGATCATGACTTTGATGTAAAAGCTCGCAACGCCATACGTTTTCTTGAAGATGGTGACAAAGTAAAAGTAACCATCATGTTTCGTGGACGTGAGATCACTCATCCCGAACTAGGTCGACAACTTTGTGTCCGCCTGGCAGAAGTCTGCAAGCCCTATGCAAACGTTGAACGAGATGCCAAGGTTGAAGGACGGAATATGATCATGATTCTGGCACCAAAGACGGATGCACAACGGGAGACTGAGAAAAAGCGGGAAAGCCGAGGTCCTAAAGCGGCGAATGTAGAAACCCCAGAATAA
- a CDS encoding glycosyltransferase family 2 protein, with protein sequence MDSLSSISLCMIVRDEAEQLSRCLKSAQDVVDEIIIVDTGSVDKTVEIAHSYGAQVYNFPWTGDFAAARNESLDKATKKWILFLDADEELPLETAQLLPALVALSKEEAWSFQILSFLSDDKTQSVAHSSIRLFKNSKSYQFEGKIHEQIGPSIRREQPYATIGQSDLIIHHYGYSQKSLQNKGKKERNIALLEEFVAQSPENANLHFNLAVSYSVNGQWPKAKEHFQKTLSLPNLSATLLAALCRSYSICLYHLREYEEALQFLQQGLSLFPHYGELYYLRGQIAWATGDLEEAEKNFLQATQLQHTTAEFISTTGTTSFLAWENIATIALYKGKGQQAIEAIAKAPQEKFS encoded by the coding sequence GTGGATAGTCTTTCTAGCATAAGCCTTTGTATGATTGTACGAGATGAGGCTGAACAGCTATCTCGATGTCTTAAGAGTGCGCAAGATGTTGTCGATGAAATTATTATTGTAGATACTGGATCAGTTGATAAGACCGTAGAAATAGCCCATTCTTATGGTGCACAAGTCTATAACTTTCCTTGGACTGGTGACTTTGCCGCCGCTCGCAATGAGAGTCTTGATAAAGCCACAAAAAAGTGGATTCTCTTTCTAGATGCCGATGAAGAACTCCCTCTAGAAACAGCACAGCTTTTGCCAGCACTAGTCGCTTTATCGAAGGAAGAAGCCTGGTCTTTTCAGATTCTTAGTTTTTTAAGTGATGATAAAACTCAATCGGTTGCACACAGCTCGATCCGTTTATTCAAAAACAGTAAATCCTATCAATTTGAAGGAAAAATCCATGAGCAAATCGGTCCTAGTATCAGGAGGGAGCAACCCTACGCTACCATCGGTCAAAGTGATTTGATCATTCATCATTACGGCTATAGCCAAAAATCTCTTCAAAATAAAGGAAAAAAAGAACGCAACATAGCTCTCCTAGAAGAGTTTGTTGCTCAATCTCCTGAAAACGCAAACCTACACTTTAACCTTGCTGTAAGTTACAGCGTTAATGGTCAATGGCCCAAAGCAAAAGAACATTTTCAGAAGACCTTGTCCTTACCCAATCTATCAGCTACGCTTCTCGCCGCTCTTTGTCGAAGCTATAGTATATGCCTTTATCATCTAAGAGAATATGAAGAAGCATTACAGTTTTTGCAACAAGGCTTGTCTTTGTTTCCACATTATGGAGAGCTTTATTATCTTCGTGGTCAGATTGCTTGGGCCACCGGTGATCTAGAAGAAGCAGAAAAAAATTTTCTCCAAGCTACGCAGCTTCAACATACAACTGCTGAATTTATCTCAACAACAGGGACGACTTCTTTTTTGGCATGGGAAAATATTGCGACCATTGCTCTTTATAAGGGTAAGGGGCAGCAAGCGATTGAAGCGATAGCGAAAGCCCCACAAGAAAAGTTTTCGTAA
- a CDS encoding glycosyltransferase family 61 protein: MISNQNFVGPPWEYMTTEKWMETEEARTKGASYQRVERGEEIPRCPPRSLEKSLHWKFRLDDVLLKGETIVTESPLNWSLLKKHLHYSPDCFVATIPQGRLWGINGTVLTPDNIVLYDVSAESQLYEPSCHQALAIPQLPPMAKVDQTVAVLATSYSDNYYHWTFDALPRLYLLQQGKLKADKYYVDLRYSYQEEALQRAGIGKEQIIYGTDQVHIEAKQLIVPSLPGLWGFMPKWACQFVRSLYLRPEEVVMGKSHLRGVYISRARAPWRKVINEKELIELLLPLGIRPLYLEHLSVADQARLFSQVDVVIAPHGAGLVNLVFARAGTKVLEFFGPNYVQGIYWTLSNQLQLEYYYMIGEGKRPPEYHDTFQIHSEDILLDLNKVKELLRFSGIDQRN; this comes from the coding sequence ATGATATCTAACCAGAACTTTGTTGGACCACCATGGGAATATATGACGACCGAAAAGTGGATGGAAACTGAAGAGGCTCGTACAAAGGGAGCTAGTTATCAAAGGGTAGAAAGGGGAGAAGAAATTCCACGATGTCCACCTCGCAGCCTTGAAAAGTCCTTACATTGGAAATTCCGATTAGATGATGTTTTGCTTAAAGGCGAGACGATTGTAACGGAGAGTCCCTTAAATTGGTCTTTATTAAAAAAGCACCTCCACTATAGCCCTGACTGCTTTGTAGCAACCATCCCGCAGGGACGCCTGTGGGGGATAAATGGAACAGTCCTTACACCAGACAACATCGTCCTTTACGATGTATCAGCAGAATCTCAACTATATGAACCTTCTTGTCATCAAGCCTTAGCTATACCTCAACTGCCACCAATGGCAAAAGTAGACCAGACTGTTGCAGTACTTGCCACTTCGTACTCGGACAATTACTATCACTGGACTTTTGACGCTCTGCCTCGACTCTACTTACTCCAACAAGGGAAGCTGAAAGCAGACAAATATTATGTAGATCTCAGGTATTCCTATCAAGAAGAGGCACTACAAAGAGCAGGTATTGGCAAAGAACAGATTATCTACGGAACCGATCAAGTTCATATAGAAGCGAAACAACTGATTGTACCTTCTCTCCCTGGTTTATGGGGATTTATGCCGAAGTGGGCTTGCCAATTTGTAAGATCTCTTTACCTAAGGCCTGAAGAAGTGGTTATGGGAAAGAGTCATTTACGAGGAGTTTATATTTCTCGAGCCAGAGCACCGTGGAGAAAAGTGATCAATGAAAAAGAACTGATCGAGCTTTTGCTACCCTTAGGCATTCGACCCCTTTATCTAGAGCACTTGTCAGTAGCCGATCAAGCTCGCTTGTTTTCCCAAGTAGATGTTGTCATAGCACCTCATGGCGCGGGGCTGGTTAATCTTGTCTTTGCTAGAGCAGGAACGAAGGTGTTAGAGTTTTTTGGACCCAATTATGTGCAAGGTATTTACTGGACTTTATCCAATCAACTGCAGTTAGAGTATTACTATATGATCGGTGAAGGCAAGAGGCCTCCAGAATATCACGACACCTTCCAAATTCACTCAGAAGACATTCTTCTTGATCTTAACAAAGTAAAAGAACTCTTGAGATTTTCCGGAATAGATCAGAGGAACTGA
- a CDS encoding glycosyltransferase 61 family protein, whose amino-acid sequence MNEGVFTQRCLCLHFTNSLARAFFGDFYHEERFVTASWEEDSQITLRNHCFTMAELERRYPGGWKPDLIFVWSPEFYANPLGLYEATVPLIALVSDWNLGFSSLAAHLACYDHVFMDRKGTDLFRERGFNHVSYAPLYSFNPKEHFLTGTFPRDIDISMVGNINHEVQFERSFWLKRLCNLRKQGIQLKIVSGHYGEDYNEILNRSKIVFNRSIRSEMNLRAYEAPAAGAMLMLEEENSEVSDHYEPFVDYVPYRDDNFEQLIAKYLTHDKERQAIAEQGRQKVMGQSSYSQHFRKIISILKQENRLSGSIRTGREKDREALLRGQIIQCFNASHGALLSMLQELLKERGVAVEEEQESWWLNVHGCYALLANNLLVDDGTEVENVKSAQEEKALESIQRILDCWKKASDREPKYFLPLFNLFKLLMATGSFSIGLQNFTAIYHRCLMTDLQGFEGLNICRQYDDFRVERELISFSKSSELQRHRALTNLYLSELCELKGKAHLAMEETESAMEAFERSLGHRSDNGQARYELAQILFRQGDIDLARVHLERLLQHRPFCFEAVITLCEAYSQLKMYNEAQSLAQDYLHVIEVMPAYCQWESQLQRWVQIEEKDSSILQEEMDLSVPRDYVLTSAWVEQQERRSGAKYVQIEPPHRIKRSKPKTIEGSIHPEYLNLLSIESPATFVAKIPKGRVWGANGTVITPDNHLLGDVSKVFRTTLEDHALFSQQILPELKTISGTVAVLSQAGWWNYYHWMFDILPRLALLRHVGWEPDYYIVNHNVNEFKYQEQTLQIVGIPKEKIISPNDDFYVQADLLLVPSHAGHIDNMPLWTCQFLREHFLPSRQSQQDSAQRRLYISRAKGSSRRLLNESELVQHLRFLNFEVVYLEELTVLEQAKLFASAEAIVASHGAGLTNLVFCQPGTKVFELMSPHYINPVFWGLANQVGLDYYYIFGEGEVPAEMGDPFSTGQYLLDFQVDVNKVQSLLMIGGI is encoded by the coding sequence TTGAATGAGGGAGTGTTCACTCAACGATGTCTCTGTCTTCACTTTACGAATTCCTTGGCTAGGGCTTTTTTCGGTGACTTTTATCATGAAGAAAGATTTGTAACAGCAAGCTGGGAAGAAGATTCTCAGATCACCTTACGTAATCATTGCTTTACAATGGCGGAATTAGAACGTAGATATCCTGGAGGGTGGAAGCCAGATCTGATTTTTGTTTGGAGTCCCGAGTTTTATGCCAACCCCCTAGGGCTCTACGAAGCAACGGTACCACTTATCGCTTTGGTAAGTGATTGGAACTTAGGCTTTTCTTCTTTAGCAGCGCATCTTGCCTGCTACGACCATGTATTTATGGATCGAAAAGGTACAGATTTATTTCGAGAAAGAGGCTTTAACCATGTCTCATATGCACCACTTTATAGCTTTAATCCAAAAGAGCATTTTCTAACAGGTACTTTTCCAAGAGATATAGACATTTCTATGGTTGGGAATATCAATCATGAAGTGCAGTTCGAACGTTCTTTCTGGCTAAAAAGACTTTGTAACCTGCGCAAACAAGGCATCCAATTAAAAATAGTGTCGGGACATTATGGTGAGGACTATAACGAGATTCTCAATCGTTCCAAGATTGTTTTTAACCGTTCTATCCGTTCTGAGATGAACCTTCGTGCCTATGAAGCTCCTGCCGCCGGGGCCATGCTGATGCTTGAAGAGGAAAATAGCGAAGTCAGTGACCATTATGAGCCTTTTGTTGATTACGTACCCTACCGAGATGATAACTTTGAGCAATTGATAGCAAAATACCTAACCCATGACAAAGAACGCCAGGCGATTGCAGAACAGGGTCGACAAAAAGTAATGGGTCAGAGCAGCTACAGTCAGCATTTTCGAAAAATTATTAGCATTTTAAAGCAAGAGAATAGGCTTTCTGGAAGTATAAGGACAGGGCGAGAGAAAGATAGAGAAGCATTGCTGCGAGGACAAATTATACAATGTTTCAACGCTTCTCATGGCGCTTTGTTAAGTATGTTACAAGAATTGCTGAAAGAGCGGGGCGTGGCTGTTGAAGAGGAGCAAGAGAGCTGGTGGCTTAATGTTCACGGTTGCTATGCCTTATTAGCAAACAATTTATTAGTGGACGATGGAACAGAAGTTGAAAATGTAAAGTCTGCTCAAGAGGAAAAGGCTCTTGAAAGCATACAACGTATATTAGATTGCTGGAAAAAAGCAAGTGATAGGGAACCTAAATATTTCCTCCCTTTATTCAATCTTTTTAAACTACTTATGGCAACGGGGAGTTTTTCCATAGGACTACAAAACTTTACGGCCATCTATCATCGTTGCCTTATGACTGATCTACAAGGCTTTGAAGGGTTAAATATTTGTCGCCAATACGATGACTTTCGAGTAGAACGAGAGTTGATAAGTTTTTCCAAAAGCTCCGAGTTACAGCGCCATCGTGCATTGACCAATCTTTACTTAAGTGAACTCTGCGAGCTCAAAGGCAAAGCCCATCTAGCTATGGAAGAAACAGAATCAGCCATGGAGGCTTTTGAGAGGAGCTTAGGTCATCGTAGTGACAATGGTCAAGCTCGCTATGAACTGGCCCAGATTCTGTTTCGACAAGGAGACATAGACTTAGCGAGAGTTCACCTAGAACGACTCTTACAGCATAGGCCCTTTTGTTTTGAAGCAGTCATTACTCTCTGCGAAGCCTATTCTCAACTCAAAATGTACAATGAAGCACAATCATTGGCTCAGGACTATCTCCATGTAATTGAGGTGATGCCAGCCTATTGTCAATGGGAGAGCCAATTGCAACGGTGGGTACAAATAGAGGAGAAGGATTCGTCCATACTGCAAGAAGAGATGGATTTATCTGTACCGAGAGATTATGTACTTACATCAGCCTGGGTAGAACAACAAGAACGCCGTAGTGGAGCAAAATATGTTCAAATCGAACCACCACACCGTATAAAGCGTTCCAAACCGAAAACCATAGAGGGTTCCATTCATCCTGAATATTTGAATCTGCTCTCCATTGAGAGCCCTGCTACCTTCGTTGCTAAAATACCGAAAGGCAGGGTCTGGGGTGCCAACGGTACGGTGATTACGCCGGATAATCATCTGCTTGGCGACGTTAGCAAAGTCTTCAGAACAACCTTAGAAGATCACGCCTTGTTCAGTCAACAGATCTTACCAGAGCTTAAAACTATCTCGGGTACTGTCGCTGTACTTTCCCAAGCAGGTTGGTGGAATTACTATCACTGGATGTTCGATATTCTTCCTCGTCTCGCCTTACTCCGCCATGTAGGCTGGGAGCCAGATTATTATATCGTCAATCATAACGTCAATGAATTTAAATATCAGGAACAGACTTTACAGATAGTAGGGATTCCTAAAGAGAAAATTATTTCTCCGAATGATGATTTTTATGTTCAAGCTGATCTACTGCTGGTACCGTCCCATGCAGGTCACATTGATAACATGCCATTATGGACTTGTCAATTTTTAAGGGAGCATTTTCTTCCATCTAGGCAGTCACAGCAAGATTCTGCTCAACGGAGATTATACATTTCACGGGCTAAGGGTTCTTCTCGCCGGCTTCTAAATGAAAGCGAGCTTGTTCAGCATTTGCGCTTCTTAAACTTTGAAGTAGTATACTTGGAAGAATTAACAGTCTTGGAGCAAGCTAAACTTTTTGCATCAGCTGAAGCGATAGTAGCTAGCCATGGTGCAGGATTAACCAACCTGGTTTTCTGTCAGCCAGGAACGAAAGTTTTTGAACTGATGAGTCCTCATTATATTAATCCTGTTTTCTGGGGGCTTGCTAATCAAGTTGGCCTTGACTATTACTACATCTTTGGAGAAGGAGAAGTTCCAGCAGAAATGGGAGATCCCTTTTCGACAGGACAGTATTTATTAGACTTTCAGGTGGATGTGAACAAAGTACAGTCTCTATTAATGATAGGTGGTATCTAA
- a CDS encoding UDP-glucose dehydrogenase family protein, translated as MNVSVIGTGYVGLVTGASFAFLGHRVCCYDVDLAKIEALQKSIIPFYEPYLEILVDEQVKKKQLFFSCSLDEFFAQSDIVFIAVGTPTDPQSGAVDMTYLKKAALEIGKNMQPHRYYVVVNKSTVPVGTHQLVEELIKESLQVSGTKDVAFAVASNPEFLREGNAIEDVFYPDRIVVGTYCPKALALLEELYRPLIEQSFTLPSFCPQRPQNLGRVPFVKVHPLSSELIKYASNAFLATKITFINEIANLCDLFGANIDEVSLGMGLDQRIGPSFLKAGLGWGGSCFGKDLKGLIHDGKKMGYAAELLQKSLQNNYSQRSRAIYKLQQALKTLRGRRIGLLGLAFKAQTDDLRDAPALDLIEKLMESDCTVKVFDPVAMENLKRLRPQWPLVYAIDEYDLAEGCDGLILVTEWKRFHGVDWQKIHSLMKNPLLIDGRNFLDRQRLEAFGFVYSGIGR; from the coding sequence GTGAATGTTTCTGTGATTGGCACAGGCTATGTTGGACTTGTAACAGGTGCTTCTTTTGCCTTTCTAGGCCATCGCGTTTGTTGCTATGATGTCGATCTAGCCAAAATCGAAGCTTTACAAAAAAGTATAATCCCCTTCTATGAACCTTATCTTGAAATTCTAGTTGATGAACAGGTTAAGAAAAAACAACTCTTTTTTAGTTGCTCTTTAGATGAATTCTTTGCTCAAAGTGATATTGTCTTCATAGCAGTAGGTACGCCAACGGATCCACAAAGTGGCGCTGTCGATATGACTTACCTGAAAAAGGCGGCTTTAGAGATAGGGAAGAATATGCAGCCCCATCGTTATTATGTTGTTGTTAACAAAAGCACTGTACCTGTGGGGACTCATCAACTGGTTGAAGAACTGATTAAGGAAAGTCTTCAAGTAAGTGGTACAAAAGATGTTGCTTTTGCTGTTGCTAGCAACCCCGAGTTTCTTCGCGAAGGCAATGCCATCGAAGATGTCTTCTATCCTGATCGCATTGTTGTAGGCACTTATTGTCCTAAAGCTTTGGCTCTTTTAGAAGAGCTCTATCGCCCTCTGATTGAGCAAAGTTTTACATTGCCATCTTTCTGTCCTCAAAGGCCACAGAACTTAGGAAGAGTGCCCTTTGTAAAAGTTCATCCCTTGAGTTCTGAGTTGATCAAGTATGCTTCTAATGCTTTTCTTGCTACAAAGATTACCTTTATCAATGAGATAGCCAATCTATGTGATCTTTTTGGTGCTAACATTGATGAGGTATCTCTTGGAATGGGTCTTGATCAAAGAATAGGACCTTCTTTTTTGAAAGCCGGTCTTGGCTGGGGTGGTAGTTGCTTTGGAAAAGACTTGAAGGGCTTAATTCATGATGGAAAGAAAATGGGCTATGCGGCCGAACTACTGCAAAAGTCATTGCAGAATAATTACTCTCAACGCAGTCGAGCAATCTATAAACTACAACAAGCTTTGAAAACTTTGCGAGGTCGTAGGATAGGCTTGCTCGGTCTTGCTTTCAAAGCGCAAACGGACGATTTGCGAGATGCGCCTGCTCTTGATCTTATAGAAAAATTAATGGAAAGTGACTGTACTGTGAAAGTTTTTGATCCTGTGGCGATGGAAAATCTTAAGCGACTGCGTCCTCAATGGCCTCTTGTCTACGCCATAGATGAGTATGATCTGGCAGAAGGCTGTGATGGTCTCATTCTCGTTACAGAATGGAAACGCTTTCACGGTGTTGATTGGCAAAAGATTCACAGCCTTATGAAAAATCCCCTCTTAATCGATGGAAGAAACTTCTTGGACCGTCAACGATTGGAGGCGTTTGGTTTTGTGTATAGCGGAATCGGTCGATAA
- a CDS encoding UDP-glucuronic acid decarboxylase family protein — protein sequence MCIAESVDKKQAPRSLVSGGAGFVGSHLVDKLLEQGHTVTAIDNLSTGRIENLKEAKKYGLVFHFVEGDISKCSELPLGPFDFIWHLASPASPPDYRRLSLETMAVNSEGTRNLLNLALQDKSTFLLASTSEVYGDPLVHPQPETYWGHVNPIGERACYDESKRFAEALTMEYSRRFGLDSRIIRIFNTYGPRMREKDGRVVSNFISQALQGIPLTIYGDGQQSRSFQYIDDLIEGICRTMYSSYCQPINLGNPKEFTVLELAQQVLALTGSQSQLTFAPLPQDDPRQRKPLIEVAKKVLQWEPIIPLQEGLRRTIADFRKYYQDSGAVLQS from the coding sequence TTGTGTATAGCGGAATCGGTCGATAAAAAGCAAGCACCTCGTTCTCTTGTCTCAGGTGGTGCTGGCTTTGTCGGCAGTCATCTTGTTGATAAACTACTCGAACAAGGCCATACGGTAACAGCGATTGATAACCTTTCTACAGGGCGAATAGAAAATCTTAAAGAAGCTAAAAAATACGGCCTAGTTTTTCACTTTGTGGAAGGCGATATATCAAAATGCTCTGAGCTACCTCTTGGACCCTTTGACTTTATCTGGCATCTTGCTTCGCCAGCAAGCCCTCCCGATTATCGTCGCTTAAGCTTAGAAACGATGGCAGTAAATAGTGAAGGAACACGAAACTTGCTCAATCTAGCTTTACAAGACAAGTCTACTTTTTTGTTGGCTAGTACTTCAGAAGTCTATGGCGACCCTCTCGTTCATCCCCAACCAGAAACGTATTGGGGCCATGTAAATCCCATCGGGGAAAGGGCTTGCTATGACGAAAGCAAACGTTTTGCAGAGGCTTTGACAATGGAGTATTCTCGTCGCTTTGGACTTGATAGTCGTATTATTCGTATCTTCAATACCTATGGGCCCCGTATGAGAGAAAAAGATGGCCGCGTCGTAAGCAACTTTATCTCGCAGGCCTTACAAGGTATACCTCTTACGATTTATGGTGATGGACAACAGAGTAGGAGTTTTCAATATATTGATGATCTCATTGAAGGAATCTGTCGTACCATGTATTCCTCTTATTGTCAGCCCATTAATTTGGGTAATCCCAAAGAGTTCACCGTTCTAGAACTGGCTCAACAAGTCTTAGCCTTGACAGGCTCACAAAGCCAGCTAACTTTTGCACCATTGCCACAAGATGATCCACGACAAAGAAAGCCTCTTATTGAAGTAGCCAAAAAAGTCTTACAATGGGAACCCATCATACCACTACAGGAAGGCTTGCGCAGAACGATTGCAGACTTTCGGAAGTACTATCAAGATTCAGGAGCAGTCTTGCAATCGTAG
- the thrS gene encoding threonine--tRNA ligase, producing the protein MVKVTLKDGSVREFSEGTTLGEMAYAISRKLGQHALAGKINGKVVSLSTSVDEDSAIEILTFDDAEGREVYRHSSSHLLAQAVQRLFPGTKLGIGPAIAEGFYYDFDSLHKFTPEDIEAIEKEMAAIVKADYPIEGKVLPRDEAIRFFEEKGESYKVELIQDLPLDAAISIYSQDDFCDLCAGPHLPSTGRLKAFKLMSLAGAYWRGSEKNKMLQRIYGTSFPKKSELDEHLHRLEEAKRRDHRKIGQELELFTMMEEGPGFPFFFPKGMILRNELEKFWRQEHEKAGYQEIRTPVILNRALWERSGHWDHYHENMYFTQIDEQDFAVKPMNCPGGMLVYKSGIHSYRDLPLRLAELGLVHRHELSGALHGLMRVRCFTQDDAHIFMLPSQIKDEIIAVIDLVDRFYKAFGFEYHVELSTRPEKSMGSDESWEVATTALEEALKARDMAYKVNPGDGAFYGPKIDFHLRDCLGRTWQCGTIQLDFQLPEKFDLNYVGEDGQKHRPVMIHRVVFGSIERFIGILTEHYAGAFPVWLAPEQVRVLPITDRHRDYAEQVKVALANAGVRVEVDGRSEKIGYKIREGQVKKVPYLLVVGDKEAENGAVAVRKRGEGDLGAIALEEFVERIKREIVTKENPDMVKC; encoded by the coding sequence ATGGTGAAGGTAACCCTGAAAGATGGTTCTGTTCGAGAGTTTTCAGAGGGAACAACTCTTGGCGAGATGGCTTATGCCATCAGTCGTAAACTGGGTCAACATGCTCTCGCAGGCAAAATTAATGGCAAAGTGGTTAGTTTATCGACATCCGTTGACGAAGATAGTGCCATCGAAATTCTTACCTTTGATGATGCAGAAGGTCGAGAAGTCTACCGTCACTCTTCTTCTCACCTTTTGGCCCAGGCTGTACAAAGATTGTTCCCTGGAACAAAGCTGGGTATTGGTCCGGCCATTGCCGAAGGCTTCTACTATGATTTTGATTCTTTGCATAAGTTCACACCGGAAGATATCGAAGCCATTGAAAAGGAAATGGCCGCTATTGTCAAAGCCGACTACCCCATTGAAGGCAAAGTTCTCCCTCGTGACGAAGCCATTCGCTTTTTTGAAGAAAAGGGAGAATCCTATAAAGTAGAGCTGATTCAAGATCTCCCATTGGATGCGGCGATTAGCATCTACAGTCAAGACGACTTCTGCGATCTTTGCGCAGGACCTCATCTTCCTTCCACAGGGCGCTTAAAAGCATTCAAATTAATGAGCTTAGCCGGCGCTTACTGGAGAGGCAGTGAGAAGAACAAGATGCTACAGCGCATCTATGGCACTTCCTTCCCCAAAAAGTCAGAACTGGACGAACATCTTCATCGTCTTGAAGAAGCCAAGCGCCGTGATCATCGCAAGATTGGTCAGGAGTTAGAACTCTTTACGATGATGGAAGAAGGCCCAGGTTTCCCCTTCTTTTTCCCCAAAGGCATGATATTGCGCAATGAATTGGAGAAGTTCTGGCGCCAAGAACATGAAAAAGCAGGCTACCAAGAAATCAGAACGCCCGTTATCTTGAACAGAGCGCTCTGGGAGCGTTCCGGTCATTGGGATCACTATCATGAGAATATGTACTTTACCCAAATTGATGAACAAGATTTTGCGGTGAAGCCGATGAACTGCCCTGGTGGGATGCTTGTCTACAAGTCAGGCATTCATTCTTACCGTGACTTGCCTCTTCGCTTAGCAGAGCTTGGCCTTGTCCATCGTCATGAACTCTCCGGTGCTCTCCACGGCTTGATGCGGGTACGCTGCTTTACCCAAGATGATGCCCATATCTTTATGCTGCCTTCTCAGATCAAAGACGAGATTATTGCTGTGATTGACCTTGTCGATCGCTTTTACAAGGCTTTCGGCTTTGAATACCATGTTGAACTTTCTACAAGACCGGAAAAATCCATGGGCAGTGATGAAAGCTGGGAAGTAGCCACAACAGCCTTAGAAGAAGCCTTAAAAGCGCGAGATATGGCTTACAAAGTCAACCCTGGCGACGGTGCTTTTTACGGACCGAAGATTGATTTCCACCTTCGCGATTGTCTCGGCAGAACCTGGCAGTGTGGTACCATCCAGCTTGACTTCCAATTGCCGGAGAAGTTTGACCTTAACTATGTCGGCGAAGATGGCCAGAAGCATAGACCGGTTATGATTCATCGCGTTGTCTTTGGATCGATTGAGCGCTTTATTGGTATTCTGACAGAGCATTATGCCGGGGCTTTCCCTGTCTGGCTGGCGCCGGAGCAAGTGCGCGTATTGCCGATTACAGACCGTCACCGTGATTATGCTGAACAAGTGAAAGTTGCCTTGGCTAATGCTGGCGTTCGCGTAGAAGTCGATGGTCGCAGTGAGAAGATTGGCTACAAGATTCGAGAAGGTCAGGTGAAGAAGGTACCTTACTTGCTTGTCGTCGGTGATAAAGAAGCGGAAAACGGTGCCGTCGCTGTGCGTAAGCGCGGGGAAGGGGACCTGGGGGCTATAGCCTTAGAAGAATTTGTGGAAAGAATTAAGCGAGAAATAGTAACCAAAGAGAACCCTGATATGGTGAAGTGCTAA